A single genomic interval of Pseudomonadota bacterium harbors:
- a CDS encoding rhodanese-like domain-containing protein: MQKNILPVFALLFCLSAVTAPAQESIKNPLIDVKAFEAISQEALKLREQRRIDVKTFMEMAKDPNTIILDARSKGRYDMKHIKGAINLNIADFAERTLAEKIPSRETRILIYCNNNFINDSEAFMTKAMPVSLNIPTFINLYAYGYKNVYELGPAEDENSTVLEFESSLPMLDIKG; this comes from the coding sequence ATGCAAAAAAATATTCTCCCCGTTTTTGCATTACTGTTTTGCCTGTCCGCCGTCACAGCCCCGGCCCAGGAGAGCATAAAAAACCCCCTGATTGATGTGAAGGCTTTTGAGGCCATCTCACAGGAAGCCCTGAAGCTGCGCGAACAGCGGCGCATTGATGTGAAGACCTTCATGGAAATGGCGAAAGATCCCAACACCATCATCCTGGATGCGCGCAGCAAGGGCAGATATGACATGAAGCATATCAAGGGGGCCATCAACCTGAACATCGCTGATTTCGCTGAAAGAACACTTGCCGAAAAAATCCCCTCCAGAGAGACGCGCATCCTGATCTATTGCAACAACAACTTTATCAATGACAGCGAGGCCTTCATGACAAAAGCCATGCCTGTCTCCCTGAACATTCCCACGTTCATCAACCTGTACGCCTATGGGTACAAAAACGTCTATGAACTGGGCCCGGCAGAGGATGAAAACAGCACCGTACTGGAATTTGAGTCGAGCCTGCCCATGCTGGATATAAAAGGGTAA